The uncultured Paludibaculum sp. sequence GCGACGCACGGGTTATGTCCGGATCGCTGGGGTCGATGAAGCGGGGCGGGGCTGTCTTTTCGGGCCCGTCTTTGCCGCCGCTGTCATCCTGGATCCCAGCCGGCCGGTCGAGGGCCTTGCGGACAGCAAGACGTTGACCAGTGAACGCCGTGCCGAACTCGCTGAATTGATCCGCGCTCGTGCCGCGGCCTGGGCGGTCGCTTCCGCTTCGGCCGCCGAAATCGACCAGATCAACATTCTGCAGGCGTCGCGCCTCGCCATGCGCCGCGCCGTGGAAAGTCTGAATCCGCCCTGCGATTACCTACTCGTGGACGCCACCACCATCGATTGGCCGGTTCCCCAGCAAGCTCTCATCAAGGGCGACGCCCGGGTGCGCGCCATCGCCGCCGCCTCTATTTTGGCCAAAGTCGGACGCGATGAGTGCATCGGCCAATTGGATCTTCAGTATCCAGGCTATGGTTTGGCCAGACACAAGGGCTACCCCACGGCCGAACATAAGGAGGCGCTGTGGCGCCTCGGTCCCACTGATCTGCACCGCCGCAGCTATGCTCCAGTGCTCCAGGCTCTCCAACGCACTCTATGAATCCTGAGCTGCCCAGCCACGAAGAACCCAGGCCGTCCGACGCCGAACCGGAACTGGAGGAGGCGCGGAAAGGGCCGCCTCGCGCCACGTGGGTTGAGAAGGCCGCCGCAGTCCTTTTCTGCGTTTTTTGCATCGAATTGGGCCTGATTCTCCTGGTCTATCCCTGGCTCGACAACTACTGGAACCGCAACTGGCTCTTCCAGCTCCGCCCCGACTGGCAGCCTCTCCTGCTCAGCCAGCAGTTCCGAGGCGCCGTCAGCGGGTTAGGGATCCTCAACATTTTCTTGGGTTTCCTTGAGGTTTTGCGCCTTTCCCGCTTCACCCGCCCGCAGTAGGCTTTACTACCTCTCGGAGTAAGGCTATCTTATGATATCCCGCCGTCGATTCGCCGCCTTTTCCTCACGGAATTATTGAACTAACCCGATATTTAGGTGTGGTATCGCGTCTCAGGTCGCGGCTTGGTCTCACACGGCGCCGATTGGCGTTGCTGTGCGCCATCTGCTTCGTCTGGGCCTGCGGAGGCACCTGGCACCCACAATCCGGCTCCGTCGTCCACACCGCCCGCGAATTGAGGCAACTCGACCAGGACGCCCTCCAGCATCAGGTAAAGGCTGAACTGCGGGGCACTGTGACCTTTGTGGATGCTGCCTGGAAGCTGATGTTCATTCAGGACGCCACCGGCGGCGTACGAGTGGAGAATGCAGACCAGTTGACCCGGCTGCACCCGAACCAGCAGGTGGAGGTGACGGGGCTGGCCGGCGCCGGCGGGCCCAGCCCTGTCATTATTCAGCCTACGGTGCGAATTGTGGACGAGGGTGCGCCCATCAAGGCGACGTCCATTGGGAGATCCCAACGGATTCCCGCGGAGCTGGAACATAGCCTCGTGGAACTGAACGGCGTAGTCCGTTCGGTCGAGTTGGAAGGCACGGGCCGTATCAAAGCTCGGCTGCAAATACCCGGCCGGCAGGTGAACGCCTATGTTCTGGACCACGCCGGTACCGACTTTACCGGCCTTGTGGATGCCGAAGTGCAGGCCGTCGGCGTCCTGAGCCTGACTTTCGACACTGGCGGTGAACCCACCCAGGCAAAACTGCGAGTCTCCAAGCTCTCCGATCTTAAGGTGGTCAGAAAGCCAGCAGCCGACCTCCCAATCCAGACCGTTGCCTCAGTCCTCTCGACGAGCCGAGGGAACCTGCCGGCCCATCGTGTCCGGTTGCTCGGACGGGCGGACGGGGACCAGTTCTCCGATTCCACGGGCAAGCTGCAGCTGCGGGCGGGCTTCGCGGCGCCTTCCGGCCCCACCGACGTGGCCGAGGTGCTGGGATTCCTGGATGTGGAGGATGGCCGGGTTGTCCTGAGCAACGCCGAGTTGATCCCTGTCGGCCGGGCGGCCGGTCCGGCAAACACCAGCGCGCAAAGCCGCTTGAGGCTGCTGACGAATGTTGAGCAGATCCATCACATGCCTCCGGCCGAGGCCGCGCTGGGCTACCCGGTGCGGTTCAATGGCGTGGTCACGGTTCATGAAGTCTCGCGCCACTCTCTCTTTGTGCAGGACGCCACCGGGGGCATCTACGTCGCCGGACACTCGCTGGATGACAGCAATCTCAATACCGGGGACTTTGTCACGGTGGAAGGCAGCACGGGGCCCGGCGAGTTCGCGCCCATTGTCGTCGCGCCCAGGATTCACCTGCTTGGCAAAGCCCCCCTGCCCCAGCCGAACAGACGGGAAGTCGACATCCTGCTCTCCGGCCGGGAGGATAGCAACTGGGTGGAAGCCCGCGGCGTTGTCC is a genomic window containing:
- a CDS encoding ribonuclease HII; translation: MRRTGYVRIAGVDEAGRGCLFGPVFAAAVILDPSRPVEGLADSKTLTSERRAELAELIRARAAAWAVASASAAEIDQINILQASRLAMRRAVESLNPPCDYLLVDATTIDWPVPQQALIKGDARVRAIAAASILAKVGRDECIGQLDLQYPGYGLARHKGYPTAEHKEALWRLGPTDLHRRSYAPVLQALQRTL